Proteins found in one Quercus robur chromosome 2, dhQueRobu3.1, whole genome shotgun sequence genomic segment:
- the LOC126713490 gene encoding G-type lectin S-receptor-like serine/threonine-protein kinase At1g34300, which yields MMLRFLVFLLLVPTISAAIPPGSTLYATNTNTNTNTNQNWSSPNSIFSLGFLPHPQYPTSFLAAIFYSGGIPIWTPTTAPVDSSASLQFLTTGSLRLVNGSGSTVWDSNTTSRGVSSASIDDSGNLVLSNSTSTVWSSFQNPTDTIVPSQNFTTSMILRSGSYSFRLSTSGNLTLLWNDTIEYHNQGLNSSYNATLTSPILGLQSIGILSIADPRLSGPATFAYSNDYAEGSDLLRFLRLDNDGNLRIYSSARGSGTETARWAIVEDQCQVFGYCGNMGICSYNDTAPICGCPSLNFEPVDPMDARKGCKRKKETQDCPGNATMFDLDHTQFLTYSPEINSQEFFVGISACRSNCLVNPACDASTSLSDGTGQCYLKPPGFMSGYQSPALPSSSYIKICSPGIPNPLLSEPIGGKSSGLRMHTWVVAIMVIGTIFGLVALEGSLWWWCCRNNPKFGTLTAQYALLEYASGAPVQFTYKDLQRSTKGFKEKLGAGGFGSVYRGVLANKTVVAVKQLEGIEQGEKQFRMEVATISSTHHLNLVRLIGFCSEGRQRLLVYEFMKNGSLDNLLFVAENQSERLLNWEFRFNIALGTAKGITYLHEECRDCIVHCDIKPENILLDENYSAKVSDFGLAKLINPKDHRYRTLTSIRGTRGYLAPEWLANLPITSKSDVYSYGMVLLEIVSGRRNFEVSPETNRKKFSVWAYEELEKGNVKGVLDRRLADQDINMEQVMRAVQVSFWCIQEQPSHRPMMGKVVQMLEGIIEIEKPPAPNAGTDGSGNGTSINVSSNISILSPITASAPAPSSSSSVQLAEVSLYASGKNLERASSSLLHSV from the coding sequence atgatgTTAAGGTTCCTTGTCTTCCTCCTCCTTGTTCCAACCATATCAGCAGCAATCCCACCAGGCTCAACTCTCTAcgccacaaacacaaacacaaacaccaacactaacCAAAACTGGTCTTCACCAAACTCCATCTTCTCACTAGGTTTCCTTCCTCACCCTCAATATCCCACTTCCTTCTTAGCCGCCATCTTCTACTCTGGCGGTATACCCATCTGGACTCCAACCACAGCCCCAGTAGATTCCTCTGCTTCTCTCCAGTTCCTCACCACTGGCTCTCTCCGCCTCGTCAATGGCAGCGGCAGCACCGTATGGGACTCCAACACCACCTCCCGCGGCGTCTCCTCCGCCTCCATTGACGACTCTGGCAACCTTGTTCTCTCCAATTCTACCTCCACAGTTTGGTCCTCCTTCCAAAATCCCACTGACACTATCGTTCCCTCTCAGAATTTCACTACTTCTATGATTCTGCGATCTGGGTCTTACTCCTTCCGGCTTAGTACTTCCGGTAACCTCACACTCCTTTGGAATGATACTATCGAGTATCACAATCAAGGTTTGAATTCTTCGTATAATGCTACGTTAACTTCACCTATACTAGGATTACAGTCTATTGGGATTTTGTCTATTGCTGATCCTAGATTGTCTGGTCCCGCTACTTTTGCTTATAGCAATGATTATGCCGAAGGGAGTGATCTGTTGAGGTTTTTGAGGTTAGATAATGATGGGAATTTGAGGATTTATAGCTCTGCTAGAGGGAGTGGGACTGAAACTGCTAGATGGGCAATTGTTGAGGATCAATGTCAAGTTTTTGGATATTGTGGGAATATGGGAATTTGTAGTTATAATGATACGGCTCCCATTTGTGGATGTCCGTCTCTCAATTTCGAGCCGGTTGATCCTATGGATGCTAGGAAGGGCTGTAAAAGGAAGAAGGAGACTCAGGATTGTCCTGGGAATGCTACTATGTTTGATTTGGATCATACACAGTTCTTAACATACTCTCCGGAGATCAATTCTCAAGAGTTCTTTGTAGGTATTTCTGCTTGTAGGTCCAATTGTCTTGTGAATCCTGCTTGTGATGCTTCCACATCGTTGTCAGATGGGACGGGCCAGTGTTATTTAAAGCCACCCGGTTTTATGAGTGGCTATCAGAGTCCGGCACTGCCTAGTAGTTCCTATATCAAGATTTGCTCGCCTGGGATTCCAAACCCGTTGCTTTCTGAGCCAATTGGTGGGAAGAGCAGCGGTCTGAGGATGCATACATGGGTTGTAGCTATTATGGTTATAGGTACCATCTTTGGATTGGTTGCGTTGGAGGGtagtttgtggtggtggtgttgtagAAACAACCCTAAGTTTGGGACGTTGACAGCTCAATATGCTCTTCTGGAGTATGCTTCTGGTGCTCCTGTCCAATTTACTTACAAGGATCTCCAACGCTCAACAAAGGGATTCAAGGAGAAGCTTGGAGCTGGAGGATTTGGTTCTGTGTATAGAGGTGTTCTTGCTAATAAAACAGTTGTTGCTGTCAAGCAGCTTGAGGGAATTGAGCAGGGGGAGAAACAATTCAGAATGGAGGTTGCGACTATAAGTAGCACCCATCATTTGAATCTGGTGAGATTGATTGGTTTTTGCTCCGAAGGTCGTCAAAGACTTTTGGTATACGAGTTCATGAAAAATGGGTCTCTTGATAATTTGCTTTTTGTAGCAGAAAATCAGTCAGAAAGATTGTTGAATTGGGAGTTTCGGTTCAATATTGCCCTTGGCACTGCAAAGGGGATCACTTACCTTCATGAGGAGTGCCGAGACTGCATTGTCCACTGTGATATAAAGCCAGAAAACATTCTATTGGATGAGAACTATTCTGCCAAagtctcagattttggtctAGCCAAGCTGATTAATCCGAAGGACCATAGGTACCGAACCTTGACAAGCATCAGAGGTACTAGAGGATATTTGGCACCAGAATGGCTGGCAAATCTTCCGATAACCTCAAAATCTGATGTTTATAGTTACGGTATGGTACTGTTAGAGATAGTGAGTGGGAGAAGGAATTTCGAAGTATCTCCAGAAACCAATCGGAAAAAATTCTCTGTGTGGGCATATGAAGAGCTTGAGAAGGGTAATGTCAAGGGAGTCCTTGACAGAAGGCTGGCTGACCAAGACATCAATATGGAGCAAGTCATGAGAGCAGTTCAAGTAAGCTTTTGGTGCATCCAAGAGCAACCATCACACAGACCAATGATGGGGAAAGTGGTCCAGATGTTAGAAGGAATTATAGAGATTGAGAAGCCACCTGCGCCTAACGCTGGGACTGATGGGTCTGGTAATGGAACCAGCATAAATGTAAGCAGCAACATAAGCATTCTCTCCCCCATTACAGCTTCAGCCCCAGctccctcttcctcttcatcAGTCCAATTAGCAGAAGTTTCACTTTATGCTTCTGGAAAGAATTTGGAGAGGGCCTCATCATCCCTTCTACATTCAGTTTAA